A genomic window from Silene latifolia isolate original U9 population chromosome 11, ASM4854445v1, whole genome shotgun sequence includes:
- the LOC141613905 gene encoding protein FAR-RED IMPAIRED RESPONSE 1-like, translating into MSFTPFTGDDNHKRSVTFCGALVAHEDADSFKWVFTRFLAAMGGKEPKYIITDQDLGILKAVPLVFKTARHRYCMWHIMNKVPSKYGMTRDDYSVFVKKLNAIIWDEDIEATEFDAKWEEIGREHNVNNIDGFQEMYAKRKQWVMAHCRDLDMGGVMRTIQISESENSFFKRFESKSGTLVEFSMRFDSAMDQQRHTQKQIDNCNRHTFPVISTHLAIEVHGAQVYSHKVFEEFQEEAKCSIGTCKSRGFTEYGSLEVTTVRDANRDKNYEVTYCPDTLKATCSCRMLERKGILCRHVIWIYSSNGVKIIPEQCVVKR; encoded by the exons aTGTCTTTCACACCTTTCACCGGCGATGATAACCATAAACGATCAGTCACTTTCTGTGGAGCGCTTGTTGCTCATGAAGATGCAGACTCGTTTAAATGGGTTTTTACCCGTTTTCTGGCTGCGATGGGTGGGAAAGAGCCTAAGTATATTATCACCGATCAGGATCTTGGTATTCTTAAAGCGGTGCCATTGGTGTTCAAGACAGCGCGCCACCgatattgtatgtggcatatcatgaacaaggtGCCAAGCAAGTATGGAATGACGAGAGACGATTATTCAGTCTTTGTAAAGAAATTGAATGCCATAATATGGGATGAAGACATTGAAGCGACAGAgttcgatgcaaaatgggaagaaatTGGTAGGGAACACAATGTTAATAACATTGACGGGTTCCAAGAAATGTACGCTAAAAGGAAGCAGTGGGTTATGGCTCATTGTAGGGACCTAGATATGGGGGGTGTTATGAGGACAATCCAAAtatcagagagcgaaaatagtttttttaagagatttgagagtAAGTCAGGAACATTAGTTGAGTTTTCGATGCGTTTTGACAGCGCGATGGACCAGCAAAGACACACACAGAAACAGATTGACAATTGTAACAGACACACTTTCCCTGTAATATCAACGCATCTAGCTATCGAAGTGCACGGAGCGCAAGTGTACAGTCATAAAGTATTCGAGGAATTTCAAGAAGAGGCCAAGTGCTCAATCGGCACTTGTAAAAGTAGAGGATTTACTGAGTATGGCTCTTTAGAGGTGACCACTGTAAGAGATGCAAACAGGGACAAAAATTATGAGGTCACATACTGCCCAG ATACATTGAAAGCCACTTGTAGCTGCAGAATGCTTGAGAGGAAAGGCATTCTTTGCCGGCATGTCATATGGATTTACTCATCAAACGGAGTGAAGATTATTCCAGAACAATGTGTTGTTAAAAGATAG
- the LOC141613906 gene encoding uncharacterized protein LOC141613906, giving the protein MAVRRSSCYISKVKDMNGNDCSTHDTISDAFLQYYRSLLGTSTAIKDIDPTIILSGRCLGAQSEGLLLQEVSESEIHDALFAIDINKSPGPDGFSSGFFRQSWDIIKVEFTKAILDFFRTGNLLKEINSTLITLIPKGDNPSSVLDYMPISCCSTIYKTISKILTNRLKKVMPDLVGLEQAAFVQERSIVDNTMLAHELVSGYDDLLVFPRGGYPSIKAVEASLHLFSEVSGLTPNPSKTNIYFGGVHPEIQLINTVIFGIESFWCASFMLPKGVIHEIDKMCRRFLWGYQGAHKLVFFAWQKVCRSRAQGGFDIQEILSWNKTLLLRMFWKISTASPSIWVQWCQHYHLQGLDCRSVMPSQTTSTVWKAIFAARDEFVGQAGSIADAKASLQEWSRTGKLQLYQVYAVFHGRHSNLQWAKPTLDGVVMPRHAMLVRMAVQKGLATTDNLNRRGLHLVNRCYLCLAAAEDHPHLFFSCSFSRAVYQTILLWLGVTRRPICLHQELLKLSRYRGKGWRKKRARCSLAATVYFLWQERNWRIFRGVSRTIEQVVYQIKYYVSIRLYANINSSVLEEVLEHMIS; this is encoded by the exons ATGGCTGTTAGAAGGAGTAGTTGTTATATTAGTAAGGTGAAGGACATGAATGGTAATGACTGCAGTACTCATGACACTATCTCTGATGCTTTCCTTCAGTATTATAGAAGTTTACTGGGTACTTCTACTGCCATTAAGGATATTGATCCTACCATTATTCTCAGTGGGCGCTGCTTAGGAGCTCAATCAGAGGGTCTGCTCCTCCAAGAGGTTTCTGAGTCTGAGATTCATGATGCTCTTTTTGCAATTGATATTAACAAGAGCCCTGGTCCAGATGGTTTTTCATCTGGTTTTTTCCGCCAGTCTTGGGATATTATTAAAGTTGAATTCACAAAGGCAATCCTGGACTTTTTTAGAACTGGGAACCTACTCAAGGAGATCAATTCAACCCTGATTACTTTGATTCCGAAGGGTGATAACCCAAGTTCTGTACTGGATTATATGCCTATATCCTGTTGCTCAACTATTTACAAAACCATTAGTAAGATTCTTACTAATAGGCTTAAGAAAGTAATGCCCGATCTAGTGGGGCTTGAACAAGCTGCTTTCGTGCAAGAGAGATCAATAGTTGACAATACCATGCTGGCTCATGAATTGGTTTCTGGTTATG ACGACCTGCTAGTTTTCCCAAGAGGTGGCTATCCTTCTATTAAAGCTGTTGAAGCCAGTTTGCATCTTTTTTCTGAAGTTTCAGGTCTGACTCCTAACCCCTCCAAAACCAACATCTATTTTGGAGGAGTGCACCCAGAG ATTCAGCTCATCAACACTGTCATATTTGGTATTGAGAGCTTTTGGTGTGCAAGTTTTATGCTGCCTAAGGGGGTCATCCATGAGATAGACAAAATGTGTAGACGATTTCTTTGGGGATACCAGGGTGCACACAAACTGGTTTTCTTTGCGTGGCAAAAAGTCTGTAGGAGCAGGGCACAAGGAGGTTTTGATATTCAAGAAATTTTGAGTTGGAACAAAACTTTGTTGCTGAGAATGTTTTGGAAGATTTCTACTGCATCCCCTTCCATCTGGGTGCAGTGGTGCCAACATTACCATCTGCAGGGTTTGGACTGTCGGAGTGTGATGCCATCACAGACCACTTCCACGGTTTGGAAAGCTATCTTTGCTGCACGAGATGAATTTGTTGGCCAGGCTGGTTCAATTGCAGATGCTAAAGCTTCACTACAGGAATGGAGTAGGACTGGTAAGCTGCAATTGTACCAGGTTTATGCGGTTTTCCATGGGAGACACTCTAATCTCCAATGGGCTAAACCTACTTTAGATGGAGTGGTTATGCCTAGGCATGCTATGCTTGTGAGAATGGCAGTACAAAAGGGACTGGCCACTACTGATAATTTGAATAGAAGAGGTTTACACCTTGTCAACAGATGCTACCTATGTCTGGCTGCTGCTGAGGACCATCCACACTTGTTCTTCTCATGTTCCTTTTCTAGGGCCGTTTACCAAACTATTCTGCTCTGGCTTGGGGTCACGAGGAGACCTATATGTTTGCATCAGGAGCTACTTAAACTGTCCAGATACCGTGGTAAGGGTTGGAGGAAAAAAAGAGCTCGGTGTAGTCTGGCTGCCACGGTTTACTTTCTATGGCAAGAAAGGAACTGGCGAATCTTCAGAGGGGTTTCTCGCACAATTGAGCAAGTTGTCTATCAAATTAAATATTATGTTTCTATTCGATTGTATGCTAATATTAATAGTAGTGTATTAGAGGAGGTACTAGAGCATATGATTAGTTAG